In Gemmobacter sp., the sequence GGAAATCGGCGGCCCCGCCCTGCTGGAAACCGGCGATTGCGATGGCCGGGTCACGCCGGCCTCGACCTTCAAGGTGCCGCTGGCGCTGATCGGCTATGCCACCGGGCGGCTGGTCGATGACCGGACGCCGGTGATGATCTGGCGCAAGGGCGAGCCGGACTGGGGCGGCGCGGCCTGGACGCAGGCCGATGTGACGCCCGCGCATTGGATGCGTCATTCCGTGCTGTGGTATTCCCAGCGGCTGGCCCATGATCTGGGCGCGGCTGCGCTGACGGCCCATGCGCAGGCGATGGACTATGGCAACGCCGATTTCTCGGGCGATCCGGGCAAGGGGAACGGGCTGGACCGGGCTTGGGTGTCGTCGTCGCTGAAGATCTCGCCCCGCGAACAGGCCCGGTTCATCGCACGGCTGGCGACGGGGGATCTGCCCTATGACACGGCAGCACTGGCCAGAACCCACGCCCTGCTGGGGCCCATCGAGGTCGATGGCTGGACGGTGCGCGGCAAGACGGGCAGCGCCTTTCCCCGCAAGGCCGATGGCGCCTTCGACCATGCGCGCGGCTGGGGCTGGTATGTGGCCTGGGCGGAACGCGATGGCCGGCGCCTTGCGCTGGTGCGGCTGACGCAGGCCGTGGCGCGCAGCAAGACCCCGCATGGCATTGCCACGCGCGACAGGTTCCTGGCCGACCTGCCCGGGCTGCTGGCGCCACGCTAGCACCCGCCTGCCGCAAATTGCGGCATCGCCCTGTCACCTTCCCGTGAAAGCCCGGCTGCCAAGCTGACAAGGGGGAAATCCGCGCTATCCTTCCCCATACCCCAGTTGCGCATCCCGAGGCCCCATGATCCGCCCGCTGATCTGCCTTGCCGTGACCGCCCTGCCCCTGCTGTCCGCCCCCGCCATGGCGCAGGACCGCATCCCCAGCCATTGCATCAGCCTGGCCCAGGCCCCGGGGCTGGAGGTGATCCACCGCGCGGCCTTTGGCGATCCGCTGGGCAAGGACCGGGTGCGCATCAGTTTTCTGCACCATGCGATGTTCGCCATCGAAACCCCGGGCGGCCTGACCGCCGTGACCGACTACACCGGCTTTACCGGCAGCAGCGACCATGTGCCCACCGTGGTCACCATGAACAATTCGCACAGCACCCACTGGACCCCGGCCCCTGATCCGCGCATTCCGCATGTGCTGCCCGGCTGGGGCACCGCCGATTATCCCACCGAACACGATCTGGACCTGGGCGAGATGCGGGTGCGCAACGTGCATACCGATGCCCGCGGCGGGTGGGAAGGCGGCATCCGCAAGAACGGCAATTCGATCTTTGTCTTTGAAACCGCAGGCCTGTGCATCGGCCATCTGGGCCACCTGCACCACGAACCCGACGAGGCGCAATATGCCGCGCTGGGGCGGCTGGATGTGGTGATGGTGCCGGTGGACGGCGGCTATACCATGAACGTCGAGTCGATGATGAAGGTGATCGCGCGGCTGAAATCCTCGGTCGTGCTGCCGATGCACTGGTTTTCCGGCCATTCTCTGGCGATCTTTCTGGATGGGATGAAGGACAGTTTCGACATTGTCGAACTGGAACAGAACAGCATCGAACTGGGCCTGCACGACCTGCCCCGCCGCCCCACCATCATGGTGCTGCCACCCGAACTGCTGCGCGGCAGCGAACCGCCCGTGCGGCGCCCTGCATCGCCATAGCCCGGGGCTGTCACATTTTTGTGCCGTTGCGGAAACGCATCGTCTGGAAAACGTGACCTCACCGCGAGGTGACTTGCGTAAATTTTGCGCTAAATCTAGATGACCGCCACCGTGCGGCCCCGGTGACCCGGGCCGTGGCGGAAATGCGCAACACAGGCATCGCAGGACCAAACAGATGACCCCCCACAAGCCCCAGCAGGGCAGCCAGCAATCGGCGCCGCAGCAGCAACAGGGCACCGCCTCGAAACCCACCCAGCAGCAGCAGGGTGGCCAGACCACCCGGTTCACCGACTGGGCCTCGATCTGAGGTTTTCGGGGGCTTGAAGGCCGGCGCGGCGCGGGGCATCCTGCGCGGCGCCATGACCGGAACGCCCCTGACCACGATCAACAGCATCGGCCCTGCCACCGCTGCCACCATGCAGCGCGCGGGCATCCCCGATGCGGAAACGCTGCGCGCCCTTGGCGCCGATGCGGCCTACCGCAAGCAGCTGGACATTGGCGAAAAGCCGCATTTCATCTGGTATTACGTGCTGGTGATGGCCCTCCAGGGCCGTCCCTGGAACGATTGCAAGGGTGCCGAAAAGGTTGCCCTGCGCGCCCGGTTCGACCAGATCGTGGCCGAGGCCAGGGCCGCCCGCCTGACCCGCAGCGACCTGCTGCATCCCGATCTGGAAAGCGCGCTGGACCTGCTGGGCGTGGTGCCGCGGCGGGGGTGATCGTTAGCCCCCGCGCACTCACCTCCGTGCCTGGCGGGGGCGCTACCGCCCCTGCTGGCGCCGCGCCATGAAGGCCAGCCGTTCGAACAGATGCACGTCCTGTTCGTTCTTCAGCAGTGCGCCATGCAGTTTTGGCAGCAGGCTGGTGCCTTCGCGCTTCAGATCCTCGGGCGACAGATCCTCGGCCAGCAGCAGCTTCAGCCAGTCCAGCACCTCGGATGTGGACGGCTTCTTCTTCAGGCCTGGCTGGTCGCGCAGTTCGTAGAACTGGGT encodes:
- a CDS encoding penicillin-binding transpeptidase domain-containing protein → MTFRSRLALLLALAWPAAAQADAQVICTLIMEIGGPALLETGDCDGRVTPASTFKVPLALIGYATGRLVDDRTPVMIWRKGEPDWGGAAWTQADVTPAHWMRHSVLWYSQRLAHDLGAAALTAHAQAMDYGNADFSGDPGKGNGLDRAWVSSSLKISPREQARFIARLATGDLPYDTAALARTHALLGPIEVDGWTVRGKTGSAFPRKADGAFDHARGWGWYVAWAERDGRRLALVRLTQAVARSKTPHGIATRDRFLADLPGLLAPR
- a CDS encoding MBL fold metallo-hydrolase produces the protein MIRPLICLAVTALPLLSAPAMAQDRIPSHCISLAQAPGLEVIHRAAFGDPLGKDRVRISFLHHAMFAIETPGGLTAVTDYTGFTGSSDHVPTVVTMNNSHSTHWTPAPDPRIPHVLPGWGTADYPTEHDLDLGEMRVRNVHTDARGGWEGGIRKNGNSIFVFETAGLCIGHLGHLHHEPDEAQYAALGRLDVVMVPVDGGYTMNVESMMKVIARLKSSVVLPMHWFSGHSLAIFLDGMKDSFDIVELEQNSIELGLHDLPRRPTIMVLPPELLRGSEPPVRRPASP
- a CDS encoding TfoX/Sxy family DNA transformation protein → MTGTPLTTINSIGPATAATMQRAGIPDAETLRALGADAAYRKQLDIGEKPHFIWYYVLVMALQGRPWNDCKGAEKVALRARFDQIVAEARAARLTRSDLLHPDLESALDLLGVVPRRG